A window of Raineyella sp. W15-4 contains these coding sequences:
- a CDS encoding YhcG family protein, which produces MIEKPPGLVDPPEGYAEWLAGLKGRVYAAQQRAALAVNTEMLRLYWQIGHDILDRQEQQGWGRKITERLSHDLRTAFPAMKGFSRTNLDYMRAFAEAWPEEAISQQAVGKLPWGHNLVLLSKLKATEERFAYAAAAARYGWSRNVLTIQIERRTIERQGQAVTNFDLTIPAPDSELAHESLKDPYRLDFLGLGEEAEERAIEDALVDHVTEFLLELGAGFAFMGRQMHLEVGGEDFWIDLLFYQAKLHRYVVIELKAEKFKPGHLGQLGFYMTAVDHQLRDPATDGKTIGLLLCKSKNQVVAEYALEDNTKPLGIAEYQLVESLPEPLHTALPTVEQIERELSGEH; this is translated from the coding sequence ATGATCGAGAAGCCTCCCGGACTCGTCGACCCACCCGAGGGCTACGCCGAATGGCTCGCCGGCCTAAAGGGGCGCGTCTACGCCGCCCAGCAACGCGCAGCGCTCGCGGTCAACACGGAGATGCTTCGGCTCTACTGGCAGATCGGGCACGACATCCTCGATCGTCAGGAGCAGCAGGGCTGGGGCCGGAAGATCACCGAACGCCTCTCGCACGACCTGCGGACCGCGTTCCCCGCCATGAAGGGCTTCTCCCGGACGAACCTCGACTACATGCGGGCGTTCGCCGAAGCCTGGCCCGAGGAAGCAATTTCCCAACAGGCTGTTGGGAAATTGCCGTGGGGCCACAATCTCGTCCTGCTCAGCAAGCTAAAGGCCACTGAAGAACGCTTCGCCTACGCCGCGGCCGCCGCCCGGTACGGCTGGTCACGCAACGTCCTGACGATCCAGATCGAACGTCGCACCATCGAGCGTCAAGGTCAAGCCGTGACGAACTTCGACCTCACCATCCCAGCGCCAGACTCCGAGCTTGCCCATGAGTCGTTGAAGGACCCGTACCGACTGGACTTTCTCGGCCTTGGTGAAGAAGCCGAGGAGCGCGCGATCGAGGACGCGCTCGTCGATCATGTCACTGAATTCCTCCTCGAACTCGGGGCCGGGTTCGCGTTCATGGGCCGCCAAATGCACCTGGAGGTCGGCGGCGAAGACTTCTGGATCGATCTGCTCTTCTACCAGGCGAAGCTCCACCGCTACGTGGTCATCGAGCTGAAGGCCGAGAAGTTCAAGCCGGGGCATCTGGGCCAGCTCGGCTTCTACATGACCGCCGTCGACCACCAGCTCCGCGACCCGGCTACCGATGGCAAGACCATTGGTCTGCTGCTGTGCAAGAGCAAGAATCAGGTCGTCGCCGAGTATGCGCTGGAAGACAACACCAAGCCACTCGGCATCGCCGAATACCAGCTCGTCGAATCCCTACCTGAGCCCTTGCACACCGCCCTGCCCACGGTCGAGCAGATCGAACGCGAACTCAGCGGCGAGCACTAA
- a CDS encoding helix-turn-helix transcriptional regulator encodes MVRLPLTPEEALRGERLGALLRRARGGRSMLDVALDAGVSPETLRKIESGRVATPSFPAVAAIATALGLSLDDIWSEIATPHEDAQVPRSSDGLLASR; translated from the coding sequence ATGGTCAGACTCCCACTCACCCCCGAGGAAGCTCTGCGCGGCGAACGCTTGGGCGCGCTGCTGCGCCGCGCCAGGGGAGGTCGTTCCATGCTTGACGTGGCCCTGGATGCCGGCGTCTCGCCCGAGACCCTGCGAAAGATCGAGTCGGGCCGGGTGGCAACGCCGTCATTCCCCGCGGTGGCAGCGATCGCCACCGCGCTCGGGCTCTCCCTCGACGACATCTGGTCTGAGATCGCTACGCCCCACGAGGATGCCCAGGTGCCGCGGTCGTCGGACGGGCTTCTGGCGTCCAGGTAG
- a CDS encoding M24 family metallopeptidase, which produces MVLGGSAHTIEILSHSKLTRARVTGRLVGDILHTLKARCRVGTNLLELDRWTGAMIRDAGALSCYVDYAPSFDRGPFGHYICTSVNDTVLHGMPSDYRLADGDLLRLDLAVVKDGIAAEAAISFIAGDTRTPQDLAMIAATEQALAAAITIAGPGARLGDLPHAIEEVLFGAGYLINTEFGGHGIGAHRTHHRDHRHRDGDPHAPECKLRARAMQSTPARRNHTVT; this is translated from the coding sequence TTGGTCCTCGGAGGGTCCGCACACACGATCGAGATTCTGAGCCACAGCAAGCTCACCCGGGCGAGGGTTACCGGGCGCCTCGTCGGTGACATCCTGCACACCCTCAAGGCGCGCTGCCGGGTCGGCACGAACCTGCTCGAGCTAGATCGGTGGACCGGGGCGATGATCCGCGACGCAGGGGCACTCTCCTGCTACGTCGACTACGCCCCTTCGTTCGACCGCGGCCCGTTCGGGCACTACATCTGCACGTCCGTGAACGATACCGTCCTGCACGGCATGCCCTCCGACTATCGGCTTGCCGACGGTGACCTCCTGAGGCTGGATCTCGCGGTCGTCAAGGACGGCATCGCGGCGGAGGCTGCGATCAGCTTCATCGCCGGGGACACGCGCACCCCGCAGGACCTGGCGATGATCGCCGCCACCGAGCAGGCACTGGCTGCTGCGATCACCATTGCCGGTCCGGGGGCGCGGCTCGGCGACCTGCCGCACGCGATCGAAGAAGTCCTCTTCGGTGCGGGGTACCTCATCAACACCGAGTTCGGCGGCCACGGAATCGGCGCACACCGAACACACCATCGCGATCACCGACACCGGGACGGAGATCCTCACGCTCCCGAGTGCAAGCTGAGGGCTCGCGCGATGCAGTCGACGCCCGCCAGGCGCAACCACACCGTCACATAG
- a CDS encoding GNAT family protein, with product MSTLGGPGWPVSLRRGRVALRPIRRRDARAWTEIHDRNDAWLRPWEATVPPRSETQAPGTFAEMTRDLLRQARQGRTLPWIVWYDPVDEGDPRGPGVLAGQLTVSGIIRGSAQWAQLGYWVDERWAGRGIIPLAVAMATDFCLGPLGLHRMEIVIRPENINSRRVVEKLGFRGEGLRPGYLHIDGAWRDHLVYALNADEVGAGGLVGRLVASGRIVGLVDDSPDTPPRVTGR from the coding sequence GTGAGCACGCTCGGCGGCCCCGGCTGGCCGGTGTCGCTGCGTCGGGGGCGGGTTGCTCTGCGTCCGATCCGGCGGCGGGACGCCCGCGCGTGGACCGAGATCCATGACCGCAACGACGCCTGGTTGCGGCCGTGGGAGGCGACCGTCCCGCCGCGCAGCGAGACCCAGGCCCCGGGTACCTTCGCCGAGATGACGCGCGACCTGCTCCGGCAGGCCAGACAGGGGCGTACGTTGCCGTGGATCGTCTGGTACGACCCGGTCGACGAGGGGGACCCGCGCGGGCCGGGCGTGCTGGCCGGGCAGCTCACCGTCTCCGGCATCATCCGGGGATCCGCGCAGTGGGCGCAGCTGGGCTACTGGGTCGACGAGCGCTGGGCCGGGCGCGGGATCATCCCGCTCGCGGTGGCGATGGCCACCGACTTCTGCCTCGGCCCGCTGGGCCTGCACCGGATGGAGATCGTGATCCGCCCGGAGAACATCAACAGTCGCCGGGTGGTGGAGAAGCTCGGTTTCCGCGGCGAGGGGCTCCGCCCGGGATACCTGCACATCGACGGTGCGTGGCGTGACCATCTGGTGTACGCCCTGAACGCCGACGAGGTCGGTGCCGGTGGGCTGGTCGGCCGGCTGGTCGCCTCCGGCCGGATCGTCGGGCTGGTCGACGACTCTCCCGACACTCCGCCGCGGGTCACGGGCCGGTAA
- a CDS encoding molybdenum cofactor biosynthesis protein B — protein sequence MSRRAVVITCSTRAAAGTYEDRSGPAAVSGLRALGLECADPVVVPDGPAVGVALRAALAGEPAVVVTTGGTGLAPGDTTPEQTALLLDRQLPALASAVVARGVGNGVPTAVLSRGVAGLAGRTLVVNLPGSPGGVADGMSVLGDVLLHALDQIRGGDHPRDDG from the coding sequence ATGAGCCGCCGGGCGGTGGTGATCACCTGTTCGACCCGGGCCGCCGCCGGGACGTACGAGGACCGCTCCGGTCCGGCCGCGGTGTCGGGCCTGCGTGCCCTGGGCCTGGAGTGCGCCGACCCGGTCGTGGTGCCGGACGGTCCGGCGGTCGGGGTGGCGTTGCGCGCGGCCCTCGCCGGGGAACCCGCGGTGGTGGTGACCACCGGGGGCACCGGGCTGGCCCCGGGCGACACCACCCCGGAACAGACCGCCCTACTGCTGGACCGCCAGCTGCCCGCCCTGGCCTCCGCCGTCGTCGCCCGTGGGGTCGGCAACGGGGTGCCCACCGCGGTCCTTAGCCGCGGGGTGGCCGGCCTGGCGGGCCGTACGTTGGTGGTCAACCTGCCCGGGTCGCCCGGTGGCGTCGCCGACGGGATGTCAGTGCTCGGCGACGTGCTCCTCCACGCCCTGGACCAGATCCGCGGCGGCGACCACCCGAGGGACGACGGGTGA
- the moaC gene encoding cyclic pyranopterin monophosphate synthase MoaC, protein MTEDGTGLTHLDERGAARMVDISGKPVTTRTATARGLVRLGPAAVAALRDDTLPKGDALAVARVAAIQAAKHTADLIPLCHPLPLSAVRVDLEVADEGVRIEVSVRTTSRTGVEMEALAAVSVAALTVIDMTKAVDKHATITDVRVVAKAGGRSGDWSLG, encoded by the coding sequence ATGACCGAGGACGGGACGGGGCTGACCCACCTCGACGAGCGGGGCGCCGCGCGGATGGTCGACATCTCCGGCAAGCCGGTGACCACCCGCACCGCGACCGCCCGCGGCCTGGTCCGGCTCGGCCCGGCCGCGGTGGCCGCGCTGCGCGACGACACCCTGCCCAAGGGGGATGCCCTGGCGGTGGCCCGGGTCGCCGCGATCCAGGCGGCCAAGCACACCGCAGACCTGATCCCGCTGTGCCATCCACTGCCGTTGAGCGCGGTGAGGGTCGACCTGGAGGTGGCCGACGAGGGGGTCCGGATCGAGGTCTCGGTCCGGACCACGTCCCGCACCGGGGTGGAGATGGAGGCGCTGGCCGCGGTCAGCGTGGCGGCGCTGACCGTGATCGACATGACCAAGGCGGTCGACAAGCACGCCACCATCACCGACGTCCGGGTGGTCGCCAAGGCCGGTGGCCGCAGCGGCGACTGGAGCCTGGGATGA
- the glp gene encoding gephyrin-like molybdotransferase Glp, whose amino-acid sequence MGLFRRKKQTEDEATVEPEPRPGLPRRPEPNVDGLRPVADHRDYLLSMVRELPAFGQTLLDAAGLSLCEEIIADLDLPRFDNSALDGYAVRAGDLDGASRARPVVLPVTRSVTAGDPAGEELAPGTVVKIMTGAPVPPGADAVVPYEHTDRGSESATFLHAPEAGANIRHVGEDIAVGDHIAAIGDRLGPRQIGMLAGIGIDQVLVRPRPRVVVISTGSELVQPGYELAEGQIYDSNSFMLAALARQEGAQVFRVGIVSDDPDVVAQSISDQLVRADLILTTGGVSEGDRDVIKAVMPRLGPTDFCRVAMQPGKPQGFALIGDDHTPVIMLPGNPVSAFVSFEVFVRPVLRKMMGVQPLVRPVGHALTRTIIRSPKGKTQFQRGLVTSTRDGRRHVTPMGGGGSHKLGDLARANALVIIPEGAEVVEAGNPVEILMIDDE is encoded by the coding sequence ATGGGACTGTTCCGCCGGAAGAAGCAGACCGAGGACGAGGCGACCGTCGAGCCCGAGCCGAGGCCCGGTCTGCCACGGCGCCCGGAGCCGAATGTCGACGGGCTGCGGCCGGTGGCGGACCACCGCGACTATCTGCTGTCGATGGTCCGTGAGCTGCCGGCCTTCGGGCAGACGCTGCTCGACGCGGCCGGTCTCAGCCTGTGCGAGGAGATCATCGCCGACCTCGACCTGCCCCGGTTCGACAACTCCGCCCTGGACGGCTACGCGGTGCGGGCCGGGGACCTCGACGGGGCTTCCCGTGCCCGTCCGGTCGTCCTGCCGGTCACCCGGTCGGTCACCGCCGGCGATCCGGCCGGCGAGGAACTCGCCCCCGGGACGGTGGTGAAGATCATGACCGGCGCCCCGGTGCCGCCCGGGGCGGACGCGGTGGTGCCGTACGAGCACACCGACCGCGGATCGGAGTCCGCCACCTTCCTGCACGCCCCCGAGGCGGGCGCCAACATCCGCCACGTCGGGGAGGACATCGCCGTCGGAGACCACATCGCCGCGATCGGCGACCGGCTCGGCCCGCGCCAGATCGGCATGCTCGCCGGGATCGGCATCGACCAGGTGCTGGTCCGCCCCCGGCCCCGGGTGGTGGTGATCTCGACCGGCTCGGAGCTCGTCCAGCCAGGCTACGAGCTGGCCGAGGGGCAGATCTACGACTCCAACTCCTTCATGCTCGCGGCGCTGGCCCGCCAGGAGGGCGCCCAGGTGTTCCGGGTCGGCATCGTCAGCGACGACCCCGACGTGGTGGCCCAGTCGATCTCCGACCAGTTGGTCCGGGCCGACCTGATCCTCACCACCGGCGGGGTCAGCGAGGGTGACCGCGACGTGATCAAGGCGGTGATGCCCCGGCTCGGCCCGACCGACTTCTGCCGGGTGGCGATGCAGCCGGGCAAGCCGCAGGGCTTCGCCCTGATCGGCGACGACCACACCCCGGTGATCATGCTGCCGGGCAATCCGGTGAGCGCGTTCGTGTCCTTCGAGGTGTTCGTCCGGCCGGTGCTGCGCAAGATGATGGGCGTCCAGCCGCTGGTGCGTCCGGTCGGCCACGCGCTGACCCGGACGATCATCCGGTCCCCGAAGGGCAAGACCCAGTTCCAGCGTGGACTGGTCACCAGCACCCGCGACGGCCGCCGGCACGTCACCCCGATGGGCGGCGGCGGGTCGCACAAGCTGGGCGATCTGGCCCGGGCCAACGCCCTGGTGATCATCCCGGAGGGGGCCGAGGTGGTGGAGGCCGGCAATCCGGTCGAGATCTTGATGATCGACGATGAGTGA
- a CDS encoding 5-formyltetrahydrofolate cyclo-ligase, which translates to MAVRPPATPDDLTEADLDALGRAKDVLRDAVVTRRGMRTGAERELDDAARYGHLRDLLGDAVGPDLVVAAYLSVDPEPSTLGIVDWLHQRHTRVLLPLLGRTADGTRRTGPDWAVYRGTDRLRLGIRDIPEPTTAALGPGALAEADLILCPGLAGTRRGERLGTGGGWYDRALEHAGPEAVTCLFLNEDELMPSLPVQPWDREVDLLIVPSGLVNCVAVREAELDRS; encoded by the coding sequence GTGGCTGTCCGTCCCCCTGCAACCCCCGATGATCTGACCGAGGCCGACCTCGACGCGCTGGGCCGGGCCAAGGATGTCCTGAGGGACGCGGTGGTGACCCGCCGCGGGATGCGGACCGGGGCCGAACGGGAACTCGACGACGCCGCCCGGTACGGCCACCTGCGGGATCTGCTCGGCGACGCGGTGGGGCCCGACCTGGTGGTGGCCGCCTATCTGTCGGTCGACCCGGAGCCGTCCACCCTCGGCATCGTGGACTGGCTGCACCAGCGGCACACCCGGGTGCTGCTGCCGCTGCTCGGCCGCACCGCCGACGGCACCCGGCGCACCGGCCCGGACTGGGCGGTCTACCGCGGCACCGACCGGCTCCGGCTGGGGATCCGCGACATCCCGGAGCCCACCACCGCTGCTCTCGGCCCGGGCGCCCTGGCTGAGGCCGACCTGATCCTCTGCCCCGGCCTGGCCGGCACCCGGCGCGGCGAGCGGCTCGGCACCGGCGGCGGGTGGTACGACCGGGCGCTGGAGCATGCCGGCCCGGAGGCCGTCACCTGCCTGTTCCTCAACGAGGACGAGCTGATGCCGAGCCTCCCCGTCCAGCCGTGGGACCGGGAGGTCGACCTGCTGATCGTCCCGTCCGGGCTGGTCAACTGTGTGGCGGTCCGCGAGGCGGAACTCGACCGCAGCTGA
- a CDS encoding FmdB family zinc ribbon protein translates to MPRYQYHCTSCGRDLEVRQSFTEPALTVCPECEGTLRKVFNAVGVVFKGSGFYKTDSRSGSSASIPAGSSSAAESSAGTGSSTETSSAGNGSGPAAPATVGASAATD, encoded by the coding sequence ATGCCCCGTTACCAGTACCACTGCACCAGCTGCGGCCGTGACCTCGAGGTCCGCCAGTCCTTCACCGAGCCGGCCCTGACTGTCTGCCCCGAGTGCGAGGGCACGCTGCGCAAGGTGTTCAACGCCGTGGGGGTCGTGTTCAAGGGGTCCGGCTTCTACAAGACCGACAGCCGCAGCGGCTCCAGCGCCTCGATCCCCGCCGGGTCGTCCTCCGCCGCCGAGTCCTCGGCCGGCACCGGGTCGAGCACCGAGACGTCCTCGGCCGGCAACGGGTCCGGCCCGGCTGCGCCGGCCACCGTGGGCGCCTCCGCCGCGACCGACTGA
- the ppk2 gene encoding polyphosphate kinase 2: MQNIREFIDTLHAQGYTVRDDQGSDPDLIDPGGSAVETWREDYPYDTRMTREEYDVEKYLLQIELLKFQYWTQDNNLKHIVVFEGRDAAGKGGTIKRFQEHLNPRYARVVALAKPSDRELGQWYFQRYVRHFPTTGEIVMFDRSWYNRANVERVMGFCTPEEYETFMEQAPLMEQMLIQSGTSLTKFWFSVTQHEQRTRFAIRQLDPVRQWKLSPMDIASLDKWEDYTVAKEQTFLRTDTDWAPWTTIKSNDKKRARINAIRFFLNQFDYAGKDTDVVFPPDPNIVRRGREAVGD, from the coding sequence ATGCAGAACATCAGGGAGTTCATCGATACCCTGCATGCCCAGGGCTACACCGTCCGCGACGACCAGGGGTCGGACCCTGACCTGATCGACCCCGGCGGTTCGGCGGTCGAGACCTGGCGCGAGGACTATCCGTACGACACCCGGATGACCCGTGAGGAGTACGACGTCGAGAAGTACCTCCTCCAGATCGAGCTGTTGAAGTTCCAGTACTGGACCCAGGACAACAACCTCAAGCACATCGTCGTCTTCGAGGGCCGGGACGCCGCCGGCAAGGGCGGTACCATCAAGCGCTTCCAGGAGCACCTCAACCCGCGGTACGCGCGGGTGGTCGCCCTGGCCAAGCCCTCCGACCGCGAACTCGGCCAGTGGTACTTCCAGCGCTACGTCCGTCACTTCCCCACCACCGGGGAGATCGTGATGTTCGACCGGTCCTGGTACAACCGGGCCAACGTCGAGCGGGTGATGGGGTTCTGCACACCCGAGGAGTACGAGACCTTCATGGAGCAGGCTCCGTTGATGGAGCAGATGCTGATCCAGTCCGGCACCTCGCTGACCAAGTTCTGGTTCTCGGTGACCCAGCACGAGCAGCGCACCCGGTTCGCCATCCGCCAGCTCGACCCGGTCCGGCAGTGGAAGCTCTCCCCGATGGACATCGCCTCGCTGGACAAGTGGGAGGACTACACGGTGGCGAAGGAGCAGACCTTCCTGCGCACCGACACCGACTGGGCGCCGTGGACCACGATCAAGTCCAACGACAAGAAGCGCGCCCGGATCAACGCGATCCGGTTCTTCCTCAACCAGTTCGACTACGCCGGCAAGGACACCGATGTGGTGTTCCCGCCGGATCCGAACATCGTCCGCCGGGGCCGAGAGGCGGTCGGCGACTGA
- a CDS encoding SAF domain-containing protein, whose product MPKTAEGSASLVSWIRTVRRFVSWHRRALAAGLTFVAVLGALRVLSAPEAGGTDVVTVVGDVAGGRQLTRNQLVRRSVPPDLVPRGAVVSLDLAVGRTPAGPLAAGSILTEAALVGPGLSGMSPGRVAVPARLADAGIVQVLRVGDTIEVMATDAGTGDVRRVASRARVAAMPTTDDSGPLSGGSSQDVLVLLDVTAAEAVEVTRAAATARLSVVLPGSP is encoded by the coding sequence ATGCCGAAAACTGCCGAGGGTTCTGCCTCCCTGGTGTCCTGGATCCGCACCGTACGCCGCTTCGTGTCCTGGCACCGGCGCGCGCTCGCGGCGGGGCTGACCTTCGTCGCCGTGCTCGGGGCGCTCCGGGTCCTCTCCGCGCCGGAGGCCGGCGGGACGGACGTGGTCACGGTGGTCGGTGACGTCGCCGGGGGCCGGCAGCTCACCCGGAATCAACTGGTGAGGCGGTCGGTGCCGCCGGACCTGGTGCCCCGCGGTGCCGTCGTCTCGCTCGACCTGGCCGTGGGACGTACGCCGGCCGGCCCGCTCGCCGCCGGGTCGATCCTCACCGAGGCAGCACTGGTCGGCCCCGGCCTGTCCGGGATGTCCCCCGGACGGGTCGCGGTGCCGGCCCGCCTCGCCGACGCCGGGATCGTGCAGGTGCTGCGGGTGGGGGACACCATCGAGGTGATGGCGACCGACGCCGGCACCGGGGACGTCCGCCGGGTGGCGTCCCGGGCACGGGTGGCCGCCATGCCCACGACCGATGACAGCGGGCCGTTGTCGGGCGGCTCGAGCCAGGACGTGCTGGTGCTGCTCGACGTCACCGCCGCCGAGGCGGTGGAGGTGACCCGGGCGGCGGCCACCGCCCGGCTCAGCGTGGTGCTGCCCGGCTCGCCCTGA
- a CDS encoding SIS domain-containing protein yields the protein MSFYVADEIASQPDCWAEAVQLVPAVAEALPRPGERVAYVGCGTAWNIAQSIAWLREDAGQGQSDSFVASEFPARRSFDRVVVLSRSGDTVDVVALLHELHGRVPTLAFVGAEDSTIGSLCDTRIALPFADEAGYAQTRFATSVLALHRAWLGQDMAPVIDQAREALREKLDERHVAAEQVTYLGTGWTIGLALEAALKFRESSASWAEAYPMLEYRRGPITVAQSGRLVWVFGPAPEGLDEQILDTGATLVESSRDPQAELVVTQRLALGRAMKLGLNPDRPRYLRKLPAGLVDPVLAAAMAAHRDRLERPPRM from the coding sequence ATGAGTTTCTACGTGGCCGACGAGATCGCCTCGCAGCCCGATTGCTGGGCAGAGGCCGTCCAGCTGGTGCCGGCAGTGGCCGAGGCGCTGCCCCGCCCCGGTGAGCGGGTCGCGTACGTCGGCTGTGGCACCGCCTGGAACATCGCCCAATCGATCGCCTGGCTGCGGGAGGACGCCGGCCAGGGGCAGAGCGACTCCTTCGTGGCGAGCGAGTTCCCCGCCCGGCGGAGCTTCGACCGGGTCGTCGTGCTGTCCCGCTCCGGGGACACCGTCGACGTGGTCGCCCTGCTGCACGAGTTGCACGGCCGGGTGCCGACCCTGGCCTTCGTCGGCGCCGAGGACTCCACCATCGGCTCGCTGTGCGACACCCGCATCGCCCTGCCGTTCGCGGACGAGGCCGGCTACGCACAGACCCGGTTCGCCACCAGTGTCCTGGCCCTGCACCGGGCCTGGCTGGGCCAGGACATGGCCCCGGTGATCGACCAGGCCCGGGAGGCGCTCCGGGAGAAGCTCGACGAGCGCCACGTCGCCGCCGAGCAGGTCACCTACCTGGGCACCGGCTGGACCATCGGGCTGGCCCTGGAGGCCGCGCTCAAGTTCCGGGAGAGCTCGGCCAGTTGGGCCGAGGCCTACCCGATGCTGGAGTACCGCCGGGGACCGATCACCGTCGCCCAGTCCGGCCGCCTGGTCTGGGTGTTCGGCCCGGCGCCGGAGGGACTGGATGAACAGATCCTGGACACCGGTGCGACCCTGGTCGAGTCCAGTCGGGACCCGCAGGCCGAGCTGGTCGTCACCCAGCGCCTCGCGCTGGGCCGGGCGATGAAGCTCGGCCTCAACCCCGACCGTCCCCGCTACCTGCGCAAGCTGCCGGCCGGGCTGGTCGACCCGGTCCTCGCCGCCGCCATGGCCGCACACAGGGACCGGCTGGAGCGACCGCCTAGGATGTAG
- a CDS encoding metal-dependent transcriptional regulator, protein MSDLIDTTEMYLRTIFELGEEGIVPMRARIAERLHQSGPTVSQTVARMERDGLLTVRNDRHLELTPAGHERAMRVMRKHRLAERLLSDVIGLDWELVHDEACRWEHVISDEVERKLVTILHTPVDSPYGNPIPGLDELGVTGEESHEDSAAVNLIDLLGRRPAGVPNGAIQAVVVRFSEQLQTDPQVLQTLHEAGVAPGTAVRVFPANGGVALVPDGTPGCELARDAASFVFVSPRGAA, encoded by the coding sequence GTGAGCGACCTCATCGACACCACGGAGATGTACCTGCGGACCATCTTCGAATTGGGCGAGGAGGGGATCGTCCCCATGCGTGCGCGGATCGCCGAGCGTCTGCACCAGAGTGGCCCGACGGTCTCCCAGACCGTGGCCCGAATGGAACGCGACGGGCTGTTGACCGTCCGCAACGACCGCCACCTCGAGCTGACCCCGGCCGGCCACGAGCGGGCGATGCGGGTGATGCGCAAGCACCGCCTGGCCGAACGCCTGCTCTCCGACGTGATCGGCCTGGACTGGGAGCTGGTCCACGACGAGGCCTGCCGCTGGGAACACGTCATCTCCGATGAGGTGGAGCGCAAGCTCGTCACGATCCTGCACACTCCGGTCGATTCACCGTACGGCAACCCCATCCCCGGGCTCGACGAACTGGGCGTCACCGGCGAGGAGAGCCACGAGGACTCCGCTGCGGTGAACCTGATCGACCTGCTGGGTCGGCGGCCCGCCGGCGTCCCGAACGGCGCCATCCAGGCCGTCGTCGTACGGTTCAGCGAGCAGTTGCAGACCGACCCCCAGGTGCTCCAGACGCTGCACGAGGCCGGCGTCGCCCCCGGCACCGCGGTGCGGGTGTTCCCGGCCAACGGCGGCGTCGCACTGGTCCCGGACGGCACCCCCGGCTGCGAACTCGCCCGCGACGCGGCATCGTTCGTCTTCGTCTCACCGCGCGGGGCCGCGTGA
- a CDS encoding class I SAM-dependent methyltransferase: protein MSVFSRRADGVDWHRYLSQFHREHVGAIEELLQRIESGGRSPYSWLARAISESSTTVLDLACGTGGVGRELARPGRTVIGVDMSAHELAEAQRRSPDGVFLRADARRLPLRDGSMQAVVSSLGFAVVRPMPVLAREVERVLAPGGVVAIMSPSWQSVQPHDIPIVSKLLSILHSTPHFPSGRAQPGLPSLFAAHGIRKVEDAKERYTYTVHTREDAERLLEALYLPGVAAARIGRAIDTLTETAGHRPVRITVPMRRFVGIK from the coding sequence ATGAGTGTCTTCTCGCGGCGCGCCGATGGGGTCGACTGGCACCGCTATCTGAGCCAGTTCCACCGCGAGCACGTCGGAGCGATCGAGGAGCTGCTGCAGCGGATCGAGTCCGGTGGCCGCAGCCCGTACAGCTGGCTGGCCCGGGCGATCTCCGAGTCGTCGACCACGGTCCTCGACCTGGCCTGCGGGACCGGCGGCGTGGGCCGGGAGCTGGCCCGCCCGGGACGTACGGTCATCGGCGTCGACATGTCCGCCCACGAACTGGCCGAGGCGCAGCGTCGGTCCCCGGACGGGGTCTTCCTCCGCGCCGACGCCCGCCGACTGCCGCTACGCGACGGCAGCATGCAGGCCGTGGTCAGCAGTCTCGGGTTCGCCGTCGTCCGCCCGATGCCGGTCCTCGCCCGCGAGGTCGAGCGGGTGCTGGCGCCCGGCGGCGTGGTCGCCATCATGTCGCCGTCGTGGCAGTCGGTGCAGCCGCACGACATCCCGATCGTCTCGAAGCTGCTGTCGATCCTGCACTCCACGCCGCACTTCCCCTCCGGCCGGGCCCAGCCGGGTCTGCCCTCGCTGTTCGCCGCCCACGGCATCCGCAAGGTGGAGGACGCCAAGGAGCGGTACACGTACACGGTGCACACCCGTGAGGACGCGGAACGCCTACTGGAGGCGCTCTACCTTCCCGGTGTCGCCGCCGCCCGGATCGGTCGCGCCATCGACACCCTGACTGAGACCGCGGGCCACCGCCCGGTACGCATCACCGTGCCGATGCGCCGCTTCGTCGGCATCAAGTGA